One genomic segment of Bdellovibrionales bacterium includes these proteins:
- a CDS encoding DUF1588 domain-containing protein, with translation MKTFKESEKKLYVGRGSLIQQRFICQKLPNISQSTIEQIEKIEQELKDKGIGSVRGMIEYHRSNPACLSCHQYIDGFGIALEKYNGFGGFREHYSDGNAVDASGELLGQTYVDHRGMMQILRNSLEFKSCFVRQVNSFASQMDFYKSSNCLVADVVAGASEEMPLRNLIESLVSSPQFAMKKQ, from the coding sequence ATGAAAACATTCAAAGAGAGTGAAAAAAAGCTCTACGTTGGTCGTGGATCATTAATTCAGCAGCGATTTATATGTCAAAAACTTCCAAACATATCTCAGTCCACGATCGAACAAATCGAGAAAATCGAGCAGGAGCTCAAAGATAAGGGCATTGGATCAGTCCGGGGCATGATTGAGTATCACCGCTCAAATCCTGCTTGTTTGAGCTGTCATCAGTATATAGACGGATTTGGGATTGCGTTGGAGAAATACAACGGCTTTGGGGGCTTTCGCGAGCATTATTCTGACGGCAATGCTGTTGATGCGAGCGGTGAACTCCTTGGGCAAACTTATGTTGATCACCGTGGGATGATGCAAATATTGCGAAATTCACTTGAGTTCAAAAGTTGCTTCGTTAGACAGGTTAATTCTTTCGCTAGTCAGATGGATTTTTATAAGAGCAGTAATTGTTTGGTCGCTGATGTGGTGGCTGGTGCGAGCGAAGAGATGCCCTTGAGAAATCTCATCGAGTCGCTTGTGTCTTCTCCACAGTTTGCAATGAAAAAACAATAA
- a CDS encoding DUF1552 domain-containing protein, translated as MNKMGRRTFIRGIGATLWLPYLESISVLGSTAAYGQSLGMRKRFVAMAWPQGAAGDKGSKGNWHFDVGGYLRTLSDIRSNLIIPRGFGGGDVAGGYDGSDTTHGNGYSMLTTGYSIRNKQLLLSAPQNARSIDQLIADKVRADNSGVPLHSLVTGVTLEDGGLGFVHGDSGKTISWASSTKPILPIVNMRAMFDKIFIISSEAAANSQKEVARKKSVLDFVKSDLSTIKASVNAGDSIKLDEYLTQIREIEKYIDSNVAKTCSALGSFGSVTANLADINSCNMFLRKSIDLHVIAHQCDLVRTSTITMDTSVSNIGRGDADSYHVHTGAECDNRYHSIIQGHVDTIGYAIRKFKEAGLLDETIIYAGSDCALGHVNVNTPILIAGRGAGFKWGQEVGSVNSLRPISDLLIDMLKAYGINNPNTGNVISWDTVKVGYPYPITSEKSTPSGNSGILS; from the coding sequence ATGAATAAGATGGGCAGAAGAACTTTCATAAGGGGTATTGGTGCGACGCTGTGGCTTCCTTATTTGGAGTCGATTTCAGTCCTAGGTTCAACAGCTGCATATGGTCAATCTCTTGGAATGAGAAAGAGATTTGTTGCTATGGCTTGGCCGCAAGGAGCCGCAGGAGATAAGGGAAGCAAAGGCAATTGGCACTTCGATGTGGGTGGCTACCTGAGAACTCTTTCTGATATTCGTTCTAATCTGATTATCCCTCGAGGTTTTGGTGGCGGAGATGTTGCCGGAGGATACGATGGTTCAGATACAACACATGGAAATGGATATTCTATGTTGACCACTGGCTATTCTATCCGGAATAAACAGCTTCTTCTCAGCGCGCCACAAAATGCCAGGTCAATAGATCAATTGATAGCTGATAAAGTCAGGGCAGATAATTCTGGTGTTCCACTGCATTCTTTGGTTACCGGAGTCACTCTCGAAGACGGAGGTCTGGGCTTTGTGCATGGAGACAGTGGGAAAACGATTAGCTGGGCAAGTTCTACGAAACCTATTCTTCCTATAGTGAATATGAGGGCTATGTTTGATAAGATCTTCATCATCAGTAGCGAAGCAGCGGCTAACAGCCAGAAAGAAGTCGCTCGTAAAAAAAGCGTGTTGGATTTTGTAAAAAGTGATTTAAGTACGATCAAAGCGTCCGTAAATGCAGGTGACTCTATAAAACTTGATGAGTACCTTACGCAGATTCGTGAAATTGAAAAGTATATTGATAGCAACGTTGCAAAAACCTGTAGCGCACTTGGCAGCTTTGGGTCTGTCACGGCCAACTTGGCTGATATAAATAGTTGCAATATGTTTTTACGAAAATCTATAGATCTACATGTTATCGCGCATCAATGTGATTTGGTTCGAACCAGTACGATTACAATGGACACATCAGTCAGTAATATTGGAAGAGGAGATGCCGATTCTTATCATGTTCACACTGGTGCAGAGTGCGATAATAGATATCACAGCATTATACAAGGCCACGTCGATACGATTGGCTATGCTATTCGAAAATTCAAAGAAGCAGGCCTTCTCGATGAAACGATCATTTATGCGGGGAGTGACTGTGCTTTGGGGCACGTCAACGTCAATACTCCCATTTTGATTGCCGGTAGAGGGGCTGGGTTTAAGTGGGGACAGGAAGTGGGCAGCGTGAACTCTCTTCGGCCGATTTCGGATCTTTTGATCGATATGCTCAAAGCATACGGAATTAATAATCCCAACACGGGAAATGTTATCTCCTGGGATACGGTTAAGGTGGGCTATCCCTATCCTATCACTAGTGAAAAATCAACTCCATCAGGAAATTCGGGCATTCTTTCTTAG
- a CDS encoding PD40 domain-containing protein, producing MRLYQQTGIWFLLSTFFILFSCQNLPKKNSQQVIPPNSGQLSPSETNQSQPRPPSSYQPSSAQQLTTEGESWNGSFSPDGRKIIFLSKKRIGHSQSQVYELSLSLSRQRRVTFHDGDNASPRFDSSGKYILYASTTDEIKEDPVFIQKSLSELSSPHSTKTVESSLASRSFIPLFNAPLEIYRSTNFGNQIERLTTSKKYDSEGSYHPSHPSILFTSLRSGQAKLHLMSIDGKSVRTLSKQNFIEAEGQFHPSGHRIVFVRYAPDMKSSQLISLDIQKGEEFALTEGAGVHLSPMWHPDGQKIVFSSNAEDENNFELYSINGDGSCRQRLTYSLGDDSLPAFSPDGKSIVFSSTRTGTKQLYLMDFRPPSTCPTSGQ from the coding sequence TTGCGCTTATATCAACAGACTGGAATTTGGTTTTTACTTTCTACTTTCTTCATTTTGTTTTCTTGCCAAAACTTGCCAAAAAAAAATTCACAGCAAGTCATCCCTCCGAATTCTGGTCAATTGTCCCCGTCAGAGACAAACCAGAGCCAACCGCGACCACCTTCGAGCTACCAGCCCTCGTCCGCACAGCAATTGACGACAGAAGGAGAGAGTTGGAATGGATCTTTTTCGCCCGACGGAAGAAAGATCATTTTTCTCAGTAAAAAGCGAATCGGTCATTCCCAGAGCCAGGTTTATGAATTAAGCTTATCTCTCTCTCGTCAACGACGCGTCACTTTTCATGATGGAGATAACGCCAGTCCTCGATTTGATTCGTCTGGCAAATACATTCTTTACGCCAGCACAACGGATGAAATCAAAGAAGACCCCGTGTTTATTCAAAAATCTTTGTCTGAACTGAGCTCCCCTCACTCCACCAAGACAGTGGAGTCGAGTTTGGCTTCTCGCTCTTTTATTCCCCTGTTTAATGCTCCCCTTGAAATCTATCGAAGTACAAATTTTGGAAATCAGATTGAGCGTCTTACAACCTCAAAAAAATATGATTCTGAGGGCAGCTATCACCCGTCTCACCCGAGCATTTTGTTTACATCTCTGCGCAGTGGTCAGGCCAAGCTCCACCTTATGAGTATCGATGGAAAATCGGTGCGGACTCTTTCCAAGCAGAATTTTATTGAAGCGGAAGGGCAGTTTCACCCCTCAGGTCACAGGATTGTCTTTGTCAGATATGCCCCCGACATGAAATCTTCTCAACTCATCAGCTTAGATATACAGAAGGGTGAAGAATTCGCTTTGACGGAAGGAGCTGGAGTCCATTTGTCCCCCATGTGGCATCCTGACGGACAAAAAATTGTATTTTCCTCCAACGCAGAAGATGAAAATAATTTTGAACTTTATTCAATCAATGGGGACGGATCTTGCAGACAACGCTTAACCTACTCCCTTGGAGACGATTCCCTCCCCGCGTTTAGTCCTGACGGCAAATCAATTGTCTTTTCAAGCACCAGGACAGGAACAAAACAGCTTTATCTCATGGATTTTCGTCCACCCTCGACTTGCCCAACCTCAGGTCAGTGA
- a CDS encoding A/G-specific adenine glycosylase, whose amino-acid sequence MTARTLAQQIETQGNISLDKRNRHSLWTWYQKNHRPLPWRKTSDPYLIWLSETMLQQTTVEAVLPYYEKFLTLFPSIEFLARASQTEVLAAWAGLGYYSRARNLHQAAQTLVELGRFPKTHQELLKLPGFGPYTARAVSSIAFGEPVGVVDGNVIRVLSRFHAADLEWWKLQDRKKYQAWADKVVLDHPPGDMNQALMDLGSAICTPSQTFCRVCPLISGCKSFKSETQLKFPRKRPQRSREIWYWQPKLWVSNEKVQMVINQGQLPFLKNQWIFPGPAKKRNSKPERFMFRHSITHHDIFVLPRLQKGMARPSDGEWVSIQKLAEWNPSSLIKKTLDASDKDW is encoded by the coding sequence ATGACAGCAAGAACACTTGCACAACAGATTGAAACACAGGGCAATATTTCATTGGATAAAAGGAATCGTCACTCTCTTTGGACTTGGTATCAGAAGAACCATCGTCCTCTCCCCTGGAGGAAGACGTCTGACCCTTATCTTATCTGGCTCAGCGAAACCATGCTGCAGCAAACGACCGTTGAAGCTGTTTTGCCCTACTATGAGAAATTTCTGACATTGTTTCCCAGCATAGAATTCCTAGCCAGAGCGTCACAAACTGAAGTGCTCGCTGCTTGGGCTGGCCTAGGCTACTACTCGCGCGCGCGCAACTTGCACCAAGCTGCCCAGACTCTCGTCGAACTCGGGCGATTTCCAAAAACTCATCAAGAATTGCTCAAACTTCCCGGATTTGGACCATACACTGCGCGGGCTGTGAGTAGTATCGCTTTTGGCGAACCTGTGGGAGTCGTAGATGGCAACGTCATTCGGGTCCTCAGCAGATTTCATGCGGCCGACCTTGAATGGTGGAAACTGCAAGATCGAAAGAAATACCAGGCCTGGGCTGATAAAGTCGTTTTGGATCATCCACCAGGAGACATGAACCAAGCGCTAATGGACCTCGGATCTGCAATCTGCACCCCAAGCCAGACCTTTTGCCGCGTTTGTCCTCTGATTTCCGGGTGCAAGTCATTCAAATCCGAGACCCAACTCAAATTTCCTCGAAAGAGACCGCAGCGCTCCCGCGAAATTTGGTACTGGCAACCGAAACTTTGGGTTTCCAACGAGAAAGTACAAATGGTCATCAACCAAGGACAGCTCCCATTTTTAAAAAATCAATGGATCTTTCCCGGACCAGCCAAAAAGCGTAATAGCAAACCAGAGCGCTTCATGTTCCGACACAGCATCACCCACCACGATATCTTTGTCTTACCTCGATTGCAAAAGGGAATGGCAAGACCTTCAGATGGAGAATGGGTCTCAATTCAAAAGCTAGCCGAATGGAATCCTTCTTCTTTAATTAAAAAAACGCTCGATGCGTCCGATAAAGATTGGTAA
- the speB gene encoding agmatinase, translated as MDFKPMSGREQPRFSGIKTFFRLPVVSPSEDFDVAMVGVPYDGGVSYRPGSRFAPARIREASSLGRGFNWSRSLNVFDRLRVADVGDCPTVPIDQKQTYHKIEDYFRSLVGGNKRFIAVGGDHSITLPLLRVVRRSAGEKIALIHFDAHLDTYPAAWDCEYHHGSFLRHAIEEGLIDVSKSLHLGIRGPLAGESDLGFVTKHKMNIVTVDDIRGVSLDTFLGRLPVFDSSPTYISFDIDCLDPAYAPGTGTPVVGGLTTYETQRILRALKIKRLVGADLVEVSPQYDSSEITSLAGVDVLFECLCLMADQT; from the coding sequence ATGGATTTTAAACCGATGAGTGGACGGGAACAACCACGATTCTCTGGAATTAAGACGTTTTTTAGGTTGCCAGTTGTTTCTCCTTCCGAAGATTTTGATGTGGCGATGGTGGGAGTTCCATATGACGGCGGCGTGTCATATAGGCCAGGAAGTCGATTTGCTCCAGCGCGCATTCGGGAGGCGTCCTCATTGGGAAGGGGATTTAATTGGTCTCGGTCGCTCAATGTGTTTGATCGACTGCGCGTTGCTGATGTCGGAGATTGCCCAACCGTGCCCATCGACCAAAAGCAGACCTATCATAAAATTGAAGATTATTTCAGGTCGTTGGTAGGAGGGAATAAGCGATTTATTGCGGTTGGAGGGGATCATTCAATCACATTGCCTCTACTTAGAGTTGTGCGAAGGAGTGCGGGTGAAAAGATAGCTCTGATTCATTTTGATGCTCACTTGGATACTTATCCCGCAGCCTGGGATTGCGAGTACCACCATGGCTCTTTTCTCCGTCACGCTATCGAAGAGGGTCTCATCGATGTGAGCAAATCTTTGCATTTAGGAATTCGAGGCCCATTGGCCGGCGAAAGTGATCTTGGTTTTGTAACAAAGCATAAGATGAATATTGTCACTGTGGACGATATAAGGGGAGTGTCTCTCGATACCTTTTTGGGTCGGCTTCCAGTATTTGACTCATCTCCGACTTATATCAGTTTCGATATTGACTGTTTAGATCCTGCTTATGCCCCGGGGACAGGGACACCAGTGGTGGGTGGGCTGACTACGTATGAAACTCAGCGCATACTTCGGGCGCTAAAAATAAAAAGGCTTGTTGGGGCAGATTTAGTTGAAGTATCTCCGCAATACGATAGTTCTGAAATCACGTCCCTGGCTGGCGTGGACGTACTCTTTGAATGTCTTTGCTTGATGGCTGATCAGACCTAA